In Mytilus edulis chromosome 7, xbMytEdul2.2, whole genome shotgun sequence, a single genomic region encodes these proteins:
- the LOC139482038 gene encoding uncharacterized protein isoform X1, translating to MSALGEDLDEATYIDSKKTNHEPVDCSKTIDSIKTSMKVIKENQNKGTRDGFVTKQFQDAALLLNDSRSNITKTESSSEKSDMLRQLIKLSKDYQTVEIYCKICADILETGEGFGYPKINTEYIKPLLTMFDFLVHCSGVSEKLSGVISQDKSFLIKATKELEDWKDFQRCENDSTSKVIKAKKEGEDIVEMLCRLLHNISMFENNVPNVRGANCIGAMKPYLESENNIIQLLCLATLADLDKESECGSKSNIIKALMSTIAKVMEIGIDDDCSLKEIARIIQQVGRNDNNKRLVVEHGAIPLLVKITEDGNIEEQREAVYAIWGLSFDNKTEMIDNKEWKVISTLERLSKSPDKNVKLLSMKTLWTISNYQNRYGEQEEKVTASDNRHILISHNWGKQPMVKQIYDGIKQNCISVWMHVHNIQGATVKAMVDAVDQAEIVLVCHSYKFKNSYNCRAETEYAHQTKKKIILLKMESGYEPDGWLEPIIGNNLEFDFSGKDPLEKTVNDVIGAIQQELNRKNGVVVDVTKPIIQSEHEVIIAQRPSNQSSGKSKEIPVLPICLSLSFMLFLLLCLLINLACFNSSNTVCPYKECEPALPKPQPGMSDKTSKVNLTNGIDSAMNWTLSQVDEWLNKKILRKDMFLSTQRQLKTLRGKDIAFLKLLVNECPTTFYQTIREQLGMKDIQSMSDFRFAFEHIDTTVIDTDLHSTTQQFTSTSTRTVETTKVRLTV from the exons ATGTCAGCACTAGGAGAGGATCTCGATGAGGCAACATATATAGACAGTAAAAAGACGAATCATGAACCAGTGGATTGTTCCAAAACAATTGACTCGATCAAAACTAGTATGAAAGTAATTAAAGAAAACCAAAATAAAGGAACCAGAGATGGCTTTGTTACTAAGCAATTTCAGGATGCTGCTTTGTTATTGAATGACAGTAGATCAAATATCACTAAAACAGAATCTTCCAGTGAAAAGTCAGACATGCTAAGACAATTAATAAAGCTTTCAAAAGATTACCAGACAGTcgaaatttattgtaaaatatgtgCTGACATATTGGAGACAGGAGAAGGGTTTGGGTATCCAAAAATTAACACAGAGTACATTAAACCATTGTTAACAATGTTCGATTTTTTGGTTCATTGCTCAGGTGTTAGCGAAAAACTGAGCGGAGTTATTTCTCAGGACAAAAGCTTTCTCATCAAAGCAACTAAAGAGTTAGAGGACTGGAAAGATTTTCAGCGTTGTGAAAATGACAGCACGTCTAAGGTAATAAAAGCAAAA AAAGAGGGAGAAGATATTGTTGAAATGCTCTGTCGTTTATTGCATAATATATCCATGTTTGAGAACAATGTTCCAAACGTTCGAGGCGCAAACTGCATTGGAGCAATGAAACCATATTTGGAATCAGAAAACAACATAATTCAACTTCTATGCTTAGCAACCCTCGCTGACCTGGATAAAGAATCTGAATGTGGAAGCAAATCAAATATCATTAAGGCTTTAATGTCGACAATTGCGAAGGTTATGGAAATTGGTATTGATGACGACTGCTCTCTTAAAGAAATAGCTAGAA TTATTCAACAAGTGGGGAGAAATGACAACAATAAAAGATTGGTTGTAGAGCATGGTGCTATTCCACTTCTAGTGAAAATTACTGAAGATGGCAACATTGAGGAACAGCGTG AGGCCGTCTATGCTATCTGGGGGTTATCGTTTGATAACAAGACAGAGATGATCGACAATAAAGAATGGAAGGTGATATCAACATTAGAAAGATTGTCTAAATCCCCAGATAAAAATGTTAAACTGCTTAGCATGAAGACTTTATGGACGATCAGTAACTACCAAAACAGat ATGGTGAGCAAGAAGAAAAAGTAACAGCAAGTGACAATAGACACATTTTGATCAGTCACAATTGGGGGAAGCAACCAATGGTAAAACAGATATATGATGGTATAAAACAGAATTGTATCAGTGTATGGATGCATGTCCATAATATCCAAGGTGCCACAGTCAAGGCAATGGTTGATGCTGTTGATCAGGCAGAAATTGTACTTGTATGTCATTCATATAAATTCAAGAACAGTTATAACTGTAGAGCGG AGACAGAATATGCACATCAAACTAAGAAAAAGATAATACTATTGAAAATGGAAAGTGGATACGAGCCTGATGGTTGGTTAGAACCTATAATCGGTAACAATCTGGAATTTGACTTCAGTGGAAAAGATCCACTGGAGAAAACAGTCAACGACGTTATCGGAGCCATACAACAGGAATTGAACAGAAAGAATGGAGTAGTAGTAGATGTGACAAAACCTATAATTCAATCTGAGCATGAG gTTATAATAGCACAACGACCTTCTAATCAAAGCAGTGGTAAAAGCAAGGAGATACCAGTTCTACCAATATGTCTCTCTCTATCTTTTATGCTGTTCCTGTTACTGTGTCTGTTGATAAACCTTGCTTGCTTTAATTCTTCAAATACAGTATGTCCATACAAAGAATGTGAG CCAGCTTTGCCAAAACCGCAACCTGGTATGTCAGATAAAACTTCAAAGGTAAACTTGACAAATGGAATTGACAGTGCCATGAATTGGACACTTTCTCAAGTAGATGAATGGCTTAACAAAAAGATTCTTCGGAAAGATATGTTTCTATCTACGCA aagacAGCTAAAGACTTTAAGAGGAAAGGACATTGCATTTCTCAAGCTCCTTGTCAACGAG TGTCCAACTACTTTCTACCAAACAATCCGAGAACAGTTAGGGATGAAAGATATTCAATCAATGTCCGATTTCCGATTCGCTTTCGAACACATTGATACCACTGTGATTGATACTGATTTGCATTCAACTACCCAACAGTTTACAAGTACCAGTACGAGAACAGTTGAAACAACTAAAGTTCGCTTAACTGTATAG
- the LOC139482038 gene encoding uncharacterized protein isoform X2, with the protein MSALGEDLDEATYIDSKKTNHEPVDCSKTIDSIKTSMKVIKENQNKGTRDGFVTKQFQDAALLLNDSRSNITKTESSSEKSDMLRQLIKLSKDYQTVEIYCKICADILETGEGFGYPKINTEYIKPLLTMFDFLVHCSGVSEKLSGVISQDKSFLIKATKELEDWKDFQRCENDSTSKKEGEDIVEMLCRLLHNISMFENNVPNVRGANCIGAMKPYLESENNIIQLLCLATLADLDKESECGSKSNIIKALMSTIAKVMEIGIDDDCSLKEIARIIQQVGRNDNNKRLVVEHGAIPLLVKITEDGNIEEQREAVYAIWGLSFDNKTEMIDNKEWKVISTLERLSKSPDKNVKLLSMKTLWTISNYQNRYGEQEEKVTASDNRHILISHNWGKQPMVKQIYDGIKQNCISVWMHVHNIQGATVKAMVDAVDQAEIVLVCHSYKFKNSYNCRAETEYAHQTKKKIILLKMESGYEPDGWLEPIIGNNLEFDFSGKDPLEKTVNDVIGAIQQELNRKNGVVVDVTKPIIQSEHEVIIAQRPSNQSSGKSKEIPVLPICLSLSFMLFLLLCLLINLACFNSSNTVCPYKECEPALPKPQPGMSDKTSKVNLTNGIDSAMNWTLSQVDEWLNKKILRKDMFLSTQRQLKTLRGKDIAFLKLLVNECPTTFYQTIREQLGMKDIQSMSDFRFAFEHIDTTVIDTDLHSTTQQFTSTSTRTVETTKVRLTV; encoded by the exons ATGTCAGCACTAGGAGAGGATCTCGATGAGGCAACATATATAGACAGTAAAAAGACGAATCATGAACCAGTGGATTGTTCCAAAACAATTGACTCGATCAAAACTAGTATGAAAGTAATTAAAGAAAACCAAAATAAAGGAACCAGAGATGGCTTTGTTACTAAGCAATTTCAGGATGCTGCTTTGTTATTGAATGACAGTAGATCAAATATCACTAAAACAGAATCTTCCAGTGAAAAGTCAGACATGCTAAGACAATTAATAAAGCTTTCAAAAGATTACCAGACAGTcgaaatttattgtaaaatatgtgCTGACATATTGGAGACAGGAGAAGGGTTTGGGTATCCAAAAATTAACACAGAGTACATTAAACCATTGTTAACAATGTTCGATTTTTTGGTTCATTGCTCAGGTGTTAGCGAAAAACTGAGCGGAGTTATTTCTCAGGACAAAAGCTTTCTCATCAAAGCAACTAAAGAGTTAGAGGACTGGAAAGATTTTCAGCGTTGTGAAAATGACAGCACGTCTAAG AAAGAGGGAGAAGATATTGTTGAAATGCTCTGTCGTTTATTGCATAATATATCCATGTTTGAGAACAATGTTCCAAACGTTCGAGGCGCAAACTGCATTGGAGCAATGAAACCATATTTGGAATCAGAAAACAACATAATTCAACTTCTATGCTTAGCAACCCTCGCTGACCTGGATAAAGAATCTGAATGTGGAAGCAAATCAAATATCATTAAGGCTTTAATGTCGACAATTGCGAAGGTTATGGAAATTGGTATTGATGACGACTGCTCTCTTAAAGAAATAGCTAGAA TTATTCAACAAGTGGGGAGAAATGACAACAATAAAAGATTGGTTGTAGAGCATGGTGCTATTCCACTTCTAGTGAAAATTACTGAAGATGGCAACATTGAGGAACAGCGTG AGGCCGTCTATGCTATCTGGGGGTTATCGTTTGATAACAAGACAGAGATGATCGACAATAAAGAATGGAAGGTGATATCAACATTAGAAAGATTGTCTAAATCCCCAGATAAAAATGTTAAACTGCTTAGCATGAAGACTTTATGGACGATCAGTAACTACCAAAACAGat ATGGTGAGCAAGAAGAAAAAGTAACAGCAAGTGACAATAGACACATTTTGATCAGTCACAATTGGGGGAAGCAACCAATGGTAAAACAGATATATGATGGTATAAAACAGAATTGTATCAGTGTATGGATGCATGTCCATAATATCCAAGGTGCCACAGTCAAGGCAATGGTTGATGCTGTTGATCAGGCAGAAATTGTACTTGTATGTCATTCATATAAATTCAAGAACAGTTATAACTGTAGAGCGG AGACAGAATATGCACATCAAACTAAGAAAAAGATAATACTATTGAAAATGGAAAGTGGATACGAGCCTGATGGTTGGTTAGAACCTATAATCGGTAACAATCTGGAATTTGACTTCAGTGGAAAAGATCCACTGGAGAAAACAGTCAACGACGTTATCGGAGCCATACAACAGGAATTGAACAGAAAGAATGGAGTAGTAGTAGATGTGACAAAACCTATAATTCAATCTGAGCATGAG gTTATAATAGCACAACGACCTTCTAATCAAAGCAGTGGTAAAAGCAAGGAGATACCAGTTCTACCAATATGTCTCTCTCTATCTTTTATGCTGTTCCTGTTACTGTGTCTGTTGATAAACCTTGCTTGCTTTAATTCTTCAAATACAGTATGTCCATACAAAGAATGTGAG CCAGCTTTGCCAAAACCGCAACCTGGTATGTCAGATAAAACTTCAAAGGTAAACTTGACAAATGGAATTGACAGTGCCATGAATTGGACACTTTCTCAAGTAGATGAATGGCTTAACAAAAAGATTCTTCGGAAAGATATGTTTCTATCTACGCA aagacAGCTAAAGACTTTAAGAGGAAAGGACATTGCATTTCTCAAGCTCCTTGTCAACGAG TGTCCAACTACTTTCTACCAAACAATCCGAGAACAGTTAGGGATGAAAGATATTCAATCAATGTCCGATTTCCGATTCGCTTTCGAACACATTGATACCACTGTGATTGATACTGATTTGCATTCAACTACCCAACAGTTTACAAGTACCAGTACGAGAACAGTTGAAACAACTAAAGTTCGCTTAACTGTATAG